The following are from one region of the Coffea eugenioides isolate CCC68of chromosome 2, Ceug_1.0, whole genome shotgun sequence genome:
- the LOC113763199 gene encoding uncharacterized protein At4g04775-like — MSSLEVSDLKCSKGFELKCKCGLTAERRVSRTRANLFRLFYNCPKSDFADQCEFFEWADDLSPTGDKHLDEINEISSECRRLQERIDLIREEHDTERAAWIREREQLMSQLLSVKMELDQMKTRIKIVHESDLMPPYDEKLSNPKDEEDDPVVIQTV, encoded by the exons ATGAGTTCACTTGAAGTCTCTGACCTGAAATGTTCTAAAGGCTTTGAACTGAAGTGTAAATGTGGGCTGACGGCAGAACGAAGAGTATCAAGAACACGTGCAAACCTGTTTAGGTTGTTCTATAATTGTCCTAAGAGTGATTTTGCTGAT CAATGTGAGTTCTTTGAGTGGGCTGATGATCTCTCCCCAACTGGTGATAAGCATTTGGACGAGATAAATGAAATTAGCAGTGAGTGCAGACGGTTACAAGAAAGAATTGATCTCATCCGAGAAGAACATGACACTGAAAGGGCTGCTTGGATCAGGGAAAGGGAGCAGCTAATGTCACAATTATTATCTGTTAAGATGGAGCTTGATCAGATGAAGACCAGAATCAAGATAGTGCATGAGTCAGATCTTATGCCTCCTTATGATGAAAAATTATCTAACCCAAAAGATGAGGAGGATGATCCAGTGGTGATACAAACTGTTTAG